A single Hippocampus zosterae strain Florida chromosome 17, ASM2543408v3, whole genome shotgun sequence DNA region contains:
- the LOC127590376 gene encoding uncharacterized protein K02A2.6-like, whose translation MVKIDINQRGVMFKIDTGADVTVLPHTVFRGTYKNNLPKPRKATKRLLGPGRSPLEVVGVARLLLRKGDREVMEDVYIARQVHTALLGRSASCRLGLVARLGSVSIETLKENYPKICTGLGVMRRPYNIKLKPGAEPFSLKTPRRIPLPLLDKVKQELSRMERLGVICRIEEPTDWCAGIVVVPKKSGAVRICVDLTKLNESVCREKYILPSVEETLGLLAGARIFSKLDAKMGFWQIPLTPHSEKLTTFITPFGRYYFKRLPFGIASAPEHFQNRMATEVTEGLEGVVCHMDDVLIWGRTQEEHDARLHATVERIQEAGITLNVKKCELSKSEVTFLGHVISDRGIRPDPGKTEAVRMMPEPTNTTELRSFLGMLTQLGRFVPQLAERDKPLRDLLSKKNCWLWGVDQARAFQDLKDALTSTPVLAMFDPNRESKVSADASSYGLGGVLLQKWEEEWRPIAYMSRSLTPTEQRYAQVEKEALALTWACERFRNFLIGKHFLMETDHKPLLSLLGSQALDALPPRIQRFRMRLMRYSYSISHVPGKCLWTADTLSRAPMERVETPADKELLEDTNIYADMVMENLPATTEYLGKLREQLRRDSVCARVMQLCTEGWPEHGPNEPALRLYRAEQAFLTVHDGILLKGQRLVIPPTMRNDVLAKLHEGHQGVVKCRQRAQRSVWWPGLSQQLNELVLNCRTCCKERRNRREPMIPSAYPGRPWEKLGADLFVLGGKTYLLVVDYMSRYVEIASLASSKSDEVIRHLKSIYARHGIPDLLVSDGGPQFSGTGFRAFAESYGFRHITSSPRYPQGNAEAERAVQTVKGLLKKADDPYLALLAYRATPLENGYSPAQLLMGRRLRTTVPVLPALLDPAVPDRDAVVRSEREKRTKDAQRYNMRHRAQNLVRLDPGQDVWIKDQGAEGAIIERHASPRSYLVEGPHGTIRRNRRHLIPMRSSPEQSDRGAAEQFSGSVPGKPSAEPPQQNLPDPPATPNTKTRFGRVVVKPTRLDL comes from the coding sequence ATGGTCAAAATTGACATAAATCAGCGTGGTGTGATGTTCAAAATTGACACGGGCGCTGATGTCACCGTTCTGCCACACACAGTTTTCAGGGGCACGTACAAAAACAATCTCCCTAAACCCAGAAAGGCAACAAAACGACTCCTGGGACCAGGGAGGAGCCCGCTTGAGGTCGTGGGCGTCGCCAGGCTGCTGCTGAGGAAAGGTGATAGGGAGGTGATGGAGGATGTGTACATCGCTCGTCAAGTGCATACTGCCCTGCTGGGGAGATCTGCGAGCTGCAGGTTGGGGCTCGTCGCACGCCTAGGCAGCGTCTCTATAGAGACACTAAAGGAGAATTACCCCAAAATATGCACTGGGCTCGGAGTGATGCGGCGGCCGTACAACATCAAGCTGAAACCTGGGGCTGAACCTTTCTCGTTAAAAACACCAAGGAGGATTCCATTGCCGTTactggacaaagtcaagcaagagCTATCCCGCATGGAACGACTCGGGGTGATATGCAGAATCGAGGAGCCAACAGACTGGTGTGCTGGCATCGTGGTGGTGCCCAAGAAATCAGGTGCTGTACGTATCTGTGTAGATCTCACCAAACTCAACGAGTCAGTGTGCAGAGAAAAGTATATCCTGCCGTCAGTGGAGGAAACACTGGGCTTGCTGGCTGGAGCCCGGATTTTTAGCAAGCTGGATGCAAAAATGGGGTTTTGGCAAATACCCCTAACACCCCATTCGGAGAAGCTGACAACTTTTATCACACCCTTTGGGCGTTATTACTTCAAACGGCTACCTTTCGGGATAGCCTCAGCCCCCGAACACTTTCAGAACCGAATGGCAACAGAGGTTACAGAAGGGCTGGAAGGTGTTGTTTGCCACATGGACGATGTGCTGATATGGGGCCGAACACAGGAGGAGCACGATGCCCGCCTGCATGCTACTGTGGAGAGGATCCAGGAGGCAGGCATCACGCTCAATGTCAAAAAGTgtgagctgtcaaagtcagaggtGACATTTCTAGGCCATGTGATCTCAGACAGAGGCATCAGGCCAGACCCAGGCAAGACTGAGGCAGTAAGGATGATGCCGGAGCCAACGAATACAACAGAGTTGAGAAGTTTTCTCGGAATGCTGACCCAACTCGGGAGATTTGTGCCACAGCTGGCAGAGAGGGACAAGCCTCTCCGTGATCTCCTGTCCAAAAAGAACTGCTGGTTGTGGGGCGTCGACCAAGCGCGAGCCTTTCAAGATTTAAAAGATGCGCTGACGTCCACACCGGTGCTAGCCATGTTCGATCCCAACAGGGAGAGCAAAGTGTCTGCAGACGCGTCGTCATACGGGTTGGGAGGCGTTCTTCTCCAGAAGTGGGAGGAAGAATGGAGGCCAATCGCCTACATGTCGCGGTCGCTCACACCTACGGAGCAGAGATATGCACAAGTGGAGAAGGAGGCTCTGGCGCTGACCTGGGCCTGCGAGAGGTTTCGAAACTTTCTCATCGGGAAGCATTTCCTGATGGAGACAGACCACAAGCCTCTCCTGAGTCTCCTGGGGTCCCAAGCCTTGGACGCCTTACCTCCGCGGATCCAACGCTTCAGGATGCGACTCATGCGCTATTCTTACTCCATCTCTCATGTCCCAGGAAAGTGCTTgtggacagccgacacgctgtctcGAGCTCCCATGGAGAGGGTGGAGACACCAGCCGACAAGGAGTTGCTCGAAGATACGAACATCTACGCGGACATGGTGATGGAGAACCTACCGGCGACCACCGAATACCTAGGAAAGCTGAGAGAGCAGCTGCGGAGggacagtgtgtgtgcacgtgtgatgcAGCTGTGCACAGAAGGCTGGCCCGAACACGGTCCAAATGAACCGGCACTCAGGCTGtacagagcagagcaggcgtTCCTTACAGTTCACGACGGAATCTTACTGAAGGGACAGAGACTCGTCATACCCCCAACCATGAGAAATGATGTCCTCGCCAAACTGCATGAAGGTCACCAAGGCGTGGTAAAGTGTAGACAGCGAGCACAGCGATCAGTATGGTGGCCCGggctgagccaacagctgaaCGAGTTGGTTCTCAACTGCCGAACATGCTGCAAGGAGAGACGGAACCGGAGGGAGCCAATGATTCCATCAGCCTACCCGGGCCGACCATGGGAGAAGTTGGGTGCAGATCTGTTCGTGCTCGGAGGCAAGACCTACTTGCTGGTTGTGGACTACATGTCAAGGTACGTGGAGATAGCTTCGTTGGCCTCCTCAAAATCGGATGAGGTAATTCGCCACCTTAAGTCGATCTACGCACGCCACGGGATCCCCGACCTTCTAGTTTCGGATGGAGGGCCCCAGTTCTCCGGAACGGGCTTCAGGGCTTTCGCGGAGTCCTACGGGTTCCGTCACATTACAAGTAGCCCACGATATCCACAAGGAAATGCCGAGGCAGAACGTGCCGTTCAGACAGTCAAAGGCCTCTTGAAAAAGGCAGATGACCCCTACCTGGCCTTACTCGCATACAGGGCTACCCCTCTTGAAAACGGGTACAGTCCGGCTCAGCTTCTCATGGGGAGGAGACTCCGCACAACGGTGCCTGTCCTTCCTGCCCTGCTCGACCCAGCCGTCCCGGACCGTGATGCCGTTGTACGGAGTGAACGGGAGAAGAGGACAAAAGATGCTCAACGTTACAATATGCGGCATCGGGCACAGAACCTCGTCAGACTCGACCCGGGACAGGATGTGTGGATTAAGGACCAAGGAGCGGAAGGAGCCATCATTGAAAGACATGCTTCCCCACGATCATATCTGGTGGAGGGGCCCCATGGGACCATCAGACGAAACCGTCGTCATCTCATCCCAATGAGGTCCTCGCCTGAGCAGAGTGACCGTGGTGCAGCGGAACAGTTCTCGGGAAGCGTTCCAGGAAAACCATCGGCTGAACCACCGCAGCAGAACCTTCCAGACCCGCCAGCTACTCCAAATACCAAGACCAGGTTTGGAAGAGTCGTGGTGAAACCAACCAGGTTGGActtataa